The following are encoded in a window of Armatimonas rosea genomic DNA:
- a CDS encoding DegT/DnrJ/EryC1/StrS family aminotransferase, translated as MNNTPALFGGERAKQTPYGVGEPRYGDDELRELQEALAQNTLFYAQGKKVKLLEAEFAEKYGVKHAVTCTSGTAAIHTALMALGISPGDEVIVSPITDMGTISPVLFQGAIPVFADLTPHGYTLDPDSVAERITPKTRAIIAVHLWGNTCDLDALQALCDRHGLALIEDAAQAFGATYKGCPVGTRGAVGCFSFNEFKHISCGDGGLVLTDDDALAEKLRLATDKGYNRRPDALVRQPTFLANNYRMTELQGAVARAQLRKLDGIVEKRRAWCNRLTAKLIGTPGITLPEATHGVDPSWWFYLLRVVPEALGTDADGLTKALAAEGVRAGAHYIGDPIYRYPIFTGKSAFAHAPHACDTVDWEAQRCPVAEQILETGVMIPVNEANTETDADEVAFAIKKIVAWYGKGGA; from the coding sequence ATGAACAACACACCCGCACTTTTCGGTGGCGAGAGAGCCAAACAGACACCCTATGGCGTGGGCGAGCCGCGCTACGGCGACGACGAGCTACGTGAGCTTCAGGAGGCGCTGGCACAGAACACGCTCTTTTATGCGCAGGGCAAGAAGGTCAAGCTGCTGGAGGCGGAGTTCGCGGAAAAGTACGGCGTCAAGCACGCGGTCACCTGCACCAGCGGCACGGCGGCGATCCACACGGCGCTCATGGCGCTGGGCATCTCCCCCGGCGACGAAGTAATCGTCTCGCCCATCACGGACATGGGGACGATCAGCCCGGTGCTGTTTCAGGGCGCGATCCCGGTCTTTGCCGACCTGACGCCCCATGGCTACACGCTCGACCCCGACTCGGTGGCGGAGCGTATCACGCCCAAGACCCGCGCGATTATCGCGGTGCATCTCTGGGGCAACACCTGCGATCTTGATGCGCTCCAAGCCCTCTGCGACCGACACGGGCTCGCGCTGATCGAGGACGCCGCCCAGGCGTTTGGCGCAACCTACAAGGGCTGCCCGGTCGGGACGCGTGGGGCAGTCGGGTGCTTCTCCTTCAATGAGTTCAAGCATATCTCCTGCGGCGACGGTGGCCTGGTCCTCACCGACGACGACGCGCTGGCAGAAAAACTCCGCCTCGCCACCGACAAGGGCTACAACCGCCGCCCCGATGCCCTCGTGCGCCAGCCGACCTTCCTCGCCAATAACTACCGCATGACCGAGCTCCAGGGCGCGGTCGCACGGGCGCAGCTACGCAAGCTGGATGGGATTGTGGAGAAGCGCCGCGCGTGGTGCAACCGACTGACCGCCAAGCTAATCGGCACGCCCGGCATCACGCTCCCGGAGGCCACCCACGGCGTCGATCCCTCGTGGTGGTTCTATCTCCTGCGTGTCGTCCCCGAGGCGCTGGGCACCGATGCCGATGGTCTGACCAAGGCGCTCGCGGCGGAGGGCGTCCGCGCCGGAGCCCACTATATCGGCGACCCGATCTACCGCTACCCCATCTTCACCGGCAAGAGCGCCTTCGCCCACGCCCCCCACGCCTGCGACACGGTAGATTGGGAAGCGCAGCGCTGCCCGGTCGCGGAGCAGATTCTCGAAACCGGTGTCATGATCCCCGTCAACGAAGCCAACACCGAGACCGACGCCGACGAGGTGGCGTTTGCGATTAAGAAGATCGTGGCGTGGTACGGGAAGGGCGGGGCCTGA